Proteins found in one Epinephelus fuscoguttatus linkage group LG4, E.fuscoguttatus.final_Chr_v1 genomic segment:
- the LOC125887891 gene encoding protein FAM180B, translating to MTMKTHLNICLQVVLLLSFEQVLQDVAAGRSPTSLKSGPSVSDANLMFEILLGGVELDQDNNIVLLDKEIASMKQGRTFLSQINDNIPRSVSSMVQMVTILKGQRRGRPLTPDQFDSLVLSMVYSAQQAWHQETDEEQEAWSEVLLQLANVTVYDLRGSYLFNYA from the exons ATGACCATGAAAACACACCTTAATATCTGCCTTCAGGTCGTTTTATTGCTTTCATTTGAGCAAGTGCTGCAAG ATGTGGCTGCAGGCAGAAGTCCAACTTCTCTTAAGTCTGGCCCATCAGTCTCTGATGCAAACCTGATGTTTGAG ATCTTGCTGGGCGGAGTGGAGCTCGACCAGGACAACAACATCGTCCTGCTCGACAAGGAGATAGCATCGATGAAGCAAGGGCGGACGTTTCTGTCTCAGATCAACGACAACATTCCCAGAAGTGTGAGCTCCATGGTGCAGATGGTGACCATACTGAAGGGTCAGAGAAGGGGGAGGCCGCTGACTCCAGATCAGTTTGACAGCCTTGTTCTGAGCATGGTGTACTCTGCCCAGCAGGCCTGGCATCAGGAGACAGACGAAGAACAGGAGGCCTGGAGTGAAGTGCTCCTCCAGCTGGCAAACGTCACGGTCTATGATTTACGCGGAAGTTATCTCTTCAATTATGCATGA
- the ddb2 gene encoding LOW QUALITY PROTEIN: DNA damage-binding protein 2 (The sequence of the model RefSeq protein was modified relative to this genomic sequence to represent the inferred CDS: inserted 1 base in 1 codon) translates to MKAKPTKSVDASESKNKVKKNSGPSLAKKLRDKKDGETSKQESPPKSAGIRKRGGYGSILHYIYKSTLGQSLHSQMRQCLQEPFVRSLSSYHFHSASSPFNRRITCLEWHPTHPTTMAVGSKGGDIFLWDYEVPEKKTFIEGSGAGDFIGGMKFCPTDLSRVYVASGEGTLTVQSFEGRTPTIVSRTQDCGHDHHNVCYWYCCLDVSMSRQMLVTGDNVGQLVLLGLDGQKIFSDKLHKAKVTHAEFNPRCDWLLATASVDHTVKLWDLRNIKDKKSFLHEMPHEKAVNSAYFNPLDCSKLLTTDQYDQIRVYSSSDWSKPQHIIQHPHRQFQHLTPIKATWHPVYDLIMAGRYPDDRVCPGDQRTIDIFDSNTAELVCQLQDPTVSGIKSVNKFSPLGDVIGSGMGVTVLVWDRNEWLINDGHKESEKASTSVDSLQGQRRNRQQRPSRDRRGPALDAKLKKKLASLEEPETQTKTKTSSTKXKQAEMRKM, encoded by the exons ATGAAAGCCAAACCGACGAAGTCAGTGGATGCATCTGAATCAAAGAATAAAGTGAAGAAGAACTCTGGTCCAAGTCTCGCCAAAAAACTACGAGACAAAAAAGATGGAGAAACATCCAAACAAG AGTCTCCCCCCAAGTCTGCAGGAATCCGGAAGAGAGGAGGGTATGGGAGCATCCTGCACTACATTTACAAGAGCACTCTGGGACAAAGTCTTCACTCACAGATGAGACAG TGTCTTCAGGAGCCTTTTGTCCGCTCGTTATCATCGTATCATTTCCACTCTGCCAGCAGCCCCTTCAACCGCAGAATCACCTGTCTGGAGTGGCATCCCACTCATCCCACTACTATGGCCGTGGGCTCAAAGGGTGGTGACATATTTCTGTGGGACTATGAGGTGCCTGAGAAAAAAACCTTTATTGAAGGG AGCGGAGCAGGAGACTTTATCGGAGGGATGAAGTTCTGCCCGACGGATCTTTCCAGAGTCTATGTGGCTTCTGGCGAGGGCACATTGACCGTGCAGAGCTTTGAGGGCCGCACACCCACCATTGTGTCCAGAACACAAGACTGTGGCCACGATCACCACAATGTTTG TTACTGGTACTGCTGTCTCGACGTGTCTATGAGTCGACAGATGCTTGTAACAGGAGACAATGTGGGACAGCTCGTACTCCTGGGTTTGGATGGCCAAAAG ATTTTCAGTGACAAGTTGCACAAAGCCAAAGTGACCCACGCAGAGTTCAACCCCCGCTGTGACTGGTTGTTGGCGACGGCCTCGGTCGACCACACAGTGAAACTTTGGGACCTGAGAAACATCAAAGACAAGAAGAGCTTCCTCCACGAGATGCCTCATGAGAAAGCCGTCAACTCAG CCTATTTCAACCCACTGGACTGCTCCAAGCTGCTCACCACAGACCAGTATGACCAGATCCGCGTCTACTCGTCCTCTGATTGGTCGAAGCCTCAACATATCATCCAGCATCCACACAGACAGTTTCAGCATCTCACACCCATCAAG GCCACATGGCACCCTGTCTATGACCTCATCATGGCGGGCCGCTACCCTGATGACCGAGTTTGCCCTGGAGATCAGAGGACCATCGACATCTTTGATTCCAACACAGCAGAGCTCGTGTGTCAGCTGCAGGATCCCACCGTGTCAGGGATTAAATCT GTCAACAAATTCAGTCCATTGGGTGACGTGATTGGATCTGGAATGG GTGTGACGGTGCTGGTGTGGGATAGAAACGAGTGGTTGATCAACGATGGGCACAAAGAGTCGGAGAAAGCCTCGACCTCAGTGGACAGTTTACAAGGCCAGAGGAGGAATCGGCAGCAGCGCCCCAGCAGGGACAGGAGAGGTCCTGCTTTGGATGCAAAGCTCAAGAAGAAACTGGCTTCACTGGAGGAACCAGAGACCCAAACCAAGACAAAGACGAGTAgtacta aaaaacaagcagagatgaggaagATGTAA